Part of the Pirellulaceae bacterium genome is shown below.
ACAGTCCGGTTTTTCGATGGTGACTGGTTCAGTGAGATCGAAGAGTCCGAAAGAATAGAGCGTGTCACGATTCATTCGGATAATGTCTTGTTCGTCGATCCGTGTGGGTTCGCGCAGGTGAAGAAATTTTCCGAAGGCTCCCGACTTCCTGTACCGATCGAGTGTCATGTCGGTCTCTGCACGGCAAAAATTCAACACGGTCACGGTTTCCGCCGCATTGAGGCTGTTGATCATTAGGGCAAAGAAAAATCCTGCGAAAATGGCGCTGGGTCGAATGGGGGTGGTCATGATGGGCTTCGCTCTGCGTTGGATTTGCGTACCGGACTGGTGGGTTTTAGGCTTTCTAGGGGGAAAGCCTCAGGCCTTGGTGAATCTTCGAATGGTGTTGATGAATGCTGTTTGCGAATCATGCTCATGGACTGTCGAGTGCTTCATCCGAAAAATTATGTAACAAACTCGCGAAGATTACGAGAGGTGGATGGCAGGTAGAAGAAATGAATTCCAGCGCATGCGATGAAGTTCATGAATCGGTTGATCTTACCGGTTCCATTTTCGCTGAAGGCTTGAGTCGTGAACGGGTAAATCACCCGCGCAGGGTGGCCATCGTGAGGTGCAATCTCGCTGAATGGCGGTAGTTCTTTTGGCAATTTGACGCTTTTTGACGCCTGTCTCGATCGTCCTACCGGTGCCACAGATGGCGATCTGCATGTGATTTTCACTCGCTGGTCTAGATTGATTTCAGCTGATGAGCTTCCAGCGTTACCAATGTTGCGCTGCCACCCATTGCCTTGATCGACACTTTATTCGCATCAACCTTGTTCGGCCCGCGTTGGCTAATAAAGACTCTGCCATCGTTACCGACAACGTGGGTTAATGATCGGTCGGCCAACATTTGAATGCTGATCCGGCCGTTGATCGGTTTGAGCGGAGCCTCATTTAGTTTTTCATCCGTC
Proteins encoded:
- a CDS encoding GH32 C-terminal domain-containing protein, with protein sequence MQPAKVKPQPLTADQSVELPVNSDLLDIRCTVEIGSVAAIQLKLPGRTVKYDATDEKLNEAPLKPINGRISIQMLADRSLTHVVGNDGRVFISQRGPNKVDANKVSIKAMGGSATLVTLEAHQLKSI